One Bemisia tabaci chromosome 7, PGI_BMITA_v3 DNA window includes the following coding sequences:
- the LOC140225065 gene encoding uncharacterized protein yields MSEDQVVTPDPTVSLKAKRSLIIDRARSIRNGFRSSLSAENAESQRLKFNKLTKLQDTFEELQDHAIEMNVNLSEERQIEVAECQAEFDRLVDEAQMLFLAATRNNETSVLNNSSGLGSSPFRLPKLQLVKFDGSLGNWRTWYNLFKVSVHSNPALTAVEKFQYLIGSLKDEALALITGLDITEGNYTVAWQLLCQRFHSERRHIFFHYNGFLDLPELKQLDQISSFITKIREHSQALSALGHPPEHYDGLLTALVVRRFSPRFRQRLEDYRGAETNFPKMKEILAFLEKECRSAEDCPTAKKDQKSLITCPETTPSSTSSKNPKGKKQVASKSESKGTTGSLQCPCCHKSHRLGSCNVFRNQSLEEKRRTVSKGSRCYGCLGPHQIADCSSTGSCSRCGSRKHNSLLHPEEANPSGHASADNVKSMTATPPKPTPALIGTMSSTVLLATVQLRIKAGRSSQVVRGILDSASMGTLITKECASKLGLRLVPTSNVSGVSGSVVQSHGQAHVTLSSINHKTFAKDHPVTVVDSITAPTPSVAISSQIRQKILGWNLADPTFDVCSPIDILIGVDLFARLIVGPPITLGPDLPTAFQTLLGCVLMGSAPSQEPPITSMLACLHVSPFESAPSSDQFFDFQRFYELEDIKPSKSIQAPDDPAEIHYRATTKRLDSGRYQVSLPFKAPPETLGDSRTQAERRFYALERRFRTQPEFKKRYVDYMNGYLDSGFMAPAPKEATHGPHYFLPHHGVIKETSNNHKLRVVMDASAKTTSGKSLNDILHNGPSLISHIRDLLLKFRRHKIVFSCDIKQMYLQISMDPTHRRYHLVLWRPDENSPLRIYQMTTVTFGVGPSSFLAIRTLIQLALDHRVEFPLAANIILEESYADDLASGDRDIPRALTKRQQLIELLKKGNFPLAKWFSNDPALLEGIPPEQLETPVSLSDFLEYAFSILGLQWLPKEDVFTFKVQNIVRPCTKRGVSSIIASLFDPCGWVGPTVFWAKVFLQQLWLLKLDWDTPLPEPHQKKWAHFLETLPALQSIRLPRVMTDPDEPIQLHGFADASELGYGTVVYMRSDKPPHTTHLLMAKSRLAPLKKISIPRLELCGNALMAILLNHLMSQLSPHYQISSLHAWTDSTTALTWIQTPSYRLKTFVANRVAFIQESVPNANWHHVESKDNPADCLSRGIYAHQLISHDLWFKGPNWLSDDPERWRCLPLPPATADIPESRSPAICLLSRHPPPQFTIFERISDWNRLTNALAYVHRFIANCRKPKTDRHTGPLTPEEREIAEYLIIKKIQADAFSKEILQISQGHEAPPNLGHLSPFLDARGLLRVGGRLDNSQLDTGKKHPMVLPKNHSLVSTLIRSSHLRNLHAGPQLLQNLLAQRFWIMQGRVAIRSVIRRCVPCFRCRPRNNEPKMASLPEPRVKPSRPFLHTGCDFAGPFYVRASLLRNAKTLKAYLCVFICMATKAVHLEVTEDLSADTFCAALSRFASRRGIPSDFYSDCGGAFRKANTDLRQAVRSLNEALQTQPQPTGLGEVEGMRFHFNPAHAPHMGGLWEAAVKAAKHHLVRVMQGKSLTVEEFRTLVTKVEAMLNSRPLTPISSDPSEILPLTPGHFLIGDSLRAVPEIQHEGPRTPLKRWHRVQAMSQDIWRRWHTEYLHTLSPRKKWTKGTPPLKVNDLVIIDDPNYHSLCWHLGRITKLHPGKDGHVRAATVRTKTAELRRPAVKLFPLPIEDTEEE; encoded by the coding sequence ATGTCTGAAGACCAAGTTGTCACTCCTGACCCCACGGTCTCTCTGAAAGCCAAGAGATCCCTGATCATTGATCGAGCACGTAGCATTCGCAATGGTTTTAGATCATCCTTGTCAGCTGAAAATGCCGAATCACAGAGGTTAAAGTTCAATAAGCTCACAAAATTGCAGGATACATTCGAAGAGCTGCAAGACCACGCTATTGAGATGAATGTCAATTTATCAGAAGAGAGACAAATTGAGGTAGCAGAGTGTCAAGCTGAATTTGATCGCTTAGTTGACGAAGCCCAAATGTTGTTTTTAGCTGCCACTAGAAACAATGAAACTAGTGTGCTGAACAACTCCTCCGGGTTAGGATCGTCCCCCTTTCGCTTACCTAAGCTTCAGCTCGTTAAGTTCGATGGCTCTCTTGGCAATTGGAGGACGTGGTACAACCTGTTTAAAGTTTCGGTCCACTCTAATCCTGCACTCACAGCTGTGGAAAAATTCCAATATCTAATCGGTAGCTTGAAGGACGAAGCCCTTGCTCTCATTACTGGGTTAGATATCACAGAAGGGAATTACACCGTAGCTTGGCAACTACTCTGCCAGAGGTTCCATTCAGAGAGACGCCATATCTTCTTTCATTATAATGGCTTCTTGGACCTTCCTGAGCTGAAACAGCTCGACCAGATTTCCTCTTTCATCACGAAAATTAGGGAACATTCGCAGGCCTTAAGCGCACTAGGTCATCCTCCTGAACACTACGACGGGCTGCTCACTGCTCTCGTAGTACGCCGGTTTTCGCCCCGTTTCAGGCAAAGGCTTGAGGATTATCGTGGCGCTGAAACTAATTTTCCCAAGATGAAGGAAATTCTTGCTTTCTTGGAGAAGGAGTGCAGAAGCGCTGAAGACTGTCCAACGGCCAAAAAAGATCAAAAATCGTTGATCACCTGTCCGGAGACAACCCCTTCTAGCACCTCTTCGAAAAATCCTAAGGGTAAAAAACAAGTCGCCTCAAAATCTGAGTCAAAGGGCACGACTGGGTCACTCCAATGTCCTTGCTGCCACAAAAGCCATAGGTTAGGCTCTTGCAATGTTTTTCGCAATCAATCTTTAGAAGAAAAACGTCGCACGGTCAGCAAAGGGTCCAGATGCTATGGGTGCCTGGGTCCTCATCAGATCGCTGACTGCTCCTCTACGGGCTCTTGTAGCCGATGCGGCAGCCGAAAACACAACTCGTTGCTGCACCCAGAGGAAGCGAACCCTTCAGGTCACGCCAGTGCTGACAATGTCAAAAGCATGACCGCCACCCCTCCTAAACCTACCCCCGCGCTAATTGGCACTATGAGCTCCACTGTCCTACTAGCGACAGTACAGCTTCGCATCAAGGCCGGAAGGTCCTCTCAAGTCGTCAGGGGGATCTTAGACAGCGCTTCTATGGGCACTCTCATCACCAAAGAGTGCGCTTCCAAATTGGGTCTCAGACTCGTCCCTACTTCCAATGTAAGTGGAGTCTCGGGCTCTGTTGTTCAGTCGCATGGCCAAGCTCACGTTACTCTCTCCTCGATTAACCATAAGACTTTTGCTAAGGATCACCCAGTAACTGTGGTTGACTCCATAACGGCCCCAACTCCCTCGGTCGCCATTTCAAGTCAAATCAGGCAGAAAATTCTGGGGTGGAATCTCGCTGATCCCACTTTCGACGTTTGCTCTCCAATTGATATACTCATTGGGGTAGACCTCTTTGCCCGATTGATAGTAGGTCCTCCGATCACTTTAGGTCCGGACTTACCTACAGCCTTTCAAACCCTCCTGGGCTGCGTGCTAATGGGCTCAGCGCCCTCGCAGGAACCACCTATTACTTCGATGTTGGCATGTCTGCATGTTTCTCCCTTTGAGTCTGCCCCCTCTTCTGATCAGTTCTTTGACTTCCAGCGATTTTACGAGCTTGAGGACATTAAGCCCTCCAAATCCATTCAGGCTCCCGATGACCCTGCGGAAATCCACTATCGTGCGACCACAAAGAGGCTAGACTCTGGTCGTTATCAGGTGTCCCTGCCCTTCAAGGCACCTCCTGAAACCCTCGGCGACTCCCGCACTCAAGCCGAACGACGCTTCTACGCGCTTGAGAGGCGATTTCGCACCCAACCTGAGTTCAAGAAGCGCTATGTTGACTACATGAATGGCTACTTGGACTCAGGATTTATGGCCCCAGCCCCTAAGGAAGCCACTCACGGTCCGCACTATTTTTTACCTCATCACGGGGTTATAAAGGAAACGTCCAACAACCACAAGCTTCGTGTGGTCATGGATGCCAGTGCCAAAACGACAAGTGGCAAGTCCCTGAACGACATTTTGCATAATGGTCCCTCTTTGATCAGTCACATTAGAGACCTGTTGCTCAAATTTCGTCGCCACAAAATAGTGTTCTCCTGCGACATCAAACAGATGTATCTGCAAATTAGTATGGATCCTACCCACCGGCGCTACCACCTCGTACTTTGGAGGCCGGATGAGAACTCTCCGCTCCGAATTTACCAGATGACTACTGTCACCTTCGGAGTGGGTCCCTCGTCCTTTCTGGCCATTCGGACTCTAATACAACTTGCCCTTGATCATCGCGTCGAATTTCCGCTTGCGGCTAACATCATTCTCGAAGAGTCATACGCAGACGATCTTGCCTCCGGCGATCGAGATATCCCCAGGGCCTTAACCAAGCGCCAACAGCTCATTGAGCTCTTGAAAAAGGGGAACTTCCCCTTGGCAAAATGGTTCAGCAACGACCCAGCCCTGCTTGAAGGCATCCCCCCAGAGCAGTTGGAAACTCCTGTAAGTCTAAGCGATTTTTTAGAATACGCTTTTTCGATCTTAGGGTTACAATGGCTTCCTAAAGAGGATGTGTTCACCTTCAAAGTGCAGAATATAGTACGACCCTGCACCAAGCGTGGAGTCTCTTCTATAATCGCCTCATTATTTGACCCTTGTGGATGGGTAGGCCCCACTGTCTTTTGGGCAAAGGTTTTCCTCCAACAGCTATGGCTGCTCAAATTAGACTGGGACACGCCATTGCCCGAGCCTCATCAGAAAAAATGGGCTCACTTTCTGGAAACCTTACCTGCCTTACAGTCCATCCGACTGCCACGCGTAATGACCGACCCTGATGAACCCATCCAGCTCCACGGCTTCGCAGATGCCTCAGAGCTAGGATACGGTACGGTAGTCTATATGCGCTCTGATAAACCTCCTCACACCACACACCTTCTGATGGCTAAGTCCCGTCTGGCTCCTCTTAAAAAGATAAGCATACCTCGCCTGGAACTTTGTGGCAACGCCCTGATGGCCATCCTGCTGAACCATTTGATGTCTCAGCTCAGCCCTCATTACCAAATTAGCAGCCTGCATGCCTGGACTGACTCCACAACGGCGCTAACTTGGATACAAACCCCTTCGTACAGATTAAAGACCTTTGTCGCCAACAGAGTGGCCTTCATTCAAGAATCTGTACCCAACGCCAATTGGCATCACGTCGAATCCAAAGACAATCCCGCCGACTGTCTAAGTCGCGGAATTTACGCTCACCAGCTCATATCTCATGACCTCTGGTTTAAGGGCCCAAATTGGTTGTCCGACGATCCGGAGCGCTGGCGATGCCTACCTCTACCCCCCGCCACCGCCGATATTCCTGAATCACGGTCTCCGGCGATCTGTCTACTCTCCCGTCACCCTCCACCACAGTTCACGATTTTTGAACGAATAAGTGACTGGAACCGCTTAACCAACGCATTAGCTTATGTTCATCGCTTCATAGCTAATTGCCGCAAACCAAAGACAGATCGGCACACTGGACCGCTCACTCCCGAAGAGAGAGAAATCGCGGAATACCTTATAATTAAGAAAATCCAAGCCGATGCATTCTCTAAAGAAATCCTGCAGATTTCACAAGGACATGAGGCCCCCCCGAACCTTGGTCACCTTAGTCCCTTTTTGGATGCTCGAGGGCTTCTTCGGGTAGGAGGTCGTCTGGACAACTCCCAGCTCGACACCGGTAAAAAACACCCCATGGTTCTGCCTAAAAACCATAGCCTCGTATCAACATTGATCCGGAGTAGCCACTTGAGGAATCTTCATGCCGGTCCTCAGCTCCTCCAGAACCTGCTAGCGCAACGGTTTTGGATCATGCAAGGGAGAGTAGCCATCCGCTCCGTAATCAGGAGATGCGTACCATGCTTTCGCTGTCGCCCTCGCAACAATGAACCAAAGATGGCCTCACTTCCCGAACCTCGTGTAAAACCTTCTAGGCCCTTTTTACACACAGGTTGCGACTTTGCCGGCCCCTTCTATGTCCGTGCAAGTCTGCTTAGGAATGCGAAAACCCTTAAGGCCTATCTTTGCGTCTTTATATGCATGGCCACCAAGGCCGTTCATCTTGAGGTAACCGAGGATCTATCAGCAGATACCTTCTGCGCTGCTCTGTCTCGATTTGCCTCGAGGCGAGGAATTCCCTCAGACTTCTATTCTGATTGCGGTGGTGCCTTTCGCAAAGCTAACACTGACCTGCGCCAAGCTGTCCGCTCCCTAAACGAAGCTTTGCAAACTCAGCCTCAGCCCACTGGTCTGGGCGAGGTAGAAGGCATGCGGTTTCACTTCAACCCCGCACATGCGCCTCACATGGGAGGCCTCTGGGAAGCTGCGGTCAAGGCTGCAAAGCACCACCTTGTGCGAGTCATGCAAGGCAAAAGCCTGACTGTAGAGGAATTTCGGACCTTAGTCACCAAAGTTGAGGCAATGCTCAACTCGCGACCCCTCACTCCGATCTCTTCCGATCCTTCAGAGATCCTTCCCCTGACCCCAGGTCATTTTTTAATAGGTGACTCCCTACGGGCTGTCCCTGAGATTCAGCATGAAGGTCCCCGCACTCCGCTCAAGCGATGGCACAGGGTCCAAGCAATGTCCCAAGACATTTGGCGCAGATGGCACACCGAATATCTGCACACCCTCAGCCCTCGAAAGAAGTGGACCAAGGGCACTCCTCCTTTGAAGGTCAATGACCTTGTGATCATCGACGATCCCAATTACCATTCTCTTTGTTGGCACCTTGGCAGGATAACAAAGCTGCATCCAGGAAAGGACGGTCACGTACGTGCCGCAACGGTGCGCACCAAAACGGCCGAACTTCGTCGACCAGCCGTCAAACTTTTCCCCCTTCCTATTGAGGACACGGAGGAAGAATAG
- the LOC140225066 gene encoding uncharacterized protein: MQDTFEELQDHAIEMNVNLSEERQIEVAECQAEFDRLVDEAQMLFLAATRNNETSVLNNSSGLGSSPFRLPKLQLVKFDGSLGNWRTWYNLFKVSVHSNPALTAVEKFQYLIGSLKDEALALITGLDITEGNYTVAWQLLCQRFHSERRHIFFHYNGFLDLPELKQLDQISSFITKIREHSQALSALGHPPEHYDGLLTALVVRRFSPRFRQRLEDYRGAETNFPKMKEILAFLEKECRSAEDCPTAKKDQKSLITCPETTPSSTSSKNPKGKKQVASKSESKGTTGSLQCPCCHKSHRLGSCNVFRNQSLEEKRRTVSKGSRCYGCLGPHQIADCSSTGSCSRCGSRKHNSLLHPEEANPSGHASADNVKSMTATPPKPTPALIGTMSSTVLLATVQLRIKAGRSSQVVRGILDSASMGTLITKECASKLGLRLVPTSNVSGVSGSVVQSHGQAHVTLSSINHKTFAKDHPVTVVDSITAPTPSVAISSQIRQKILGWNLADPTFDVCSPIDILIGVDLFARLIVGPPITLGPDLPTAFQTLLGCVLMGSAPSQEPPITSMLACLHVSPFESAPSSDQFFDFQRFYELEDIKPSKSIQAPDDPAEIHYRATTKRLDSGRYQVSLPFKAPPETLGDSRTQAERRFYALERRFRTQPEFKKRYVDYMNGYLDSGFMAPAPKEATHGPHYFLPHHGVIKETSNNHKLRVVMDASAKTTSGKSLNDILHNGPSLISHIRDLLLKFRRHKIVFSCDIKQMYLQISMDPTHRRYHLVLWRPDENSPLRIYQMTTVTFGVGPSSFLAIRTLIQLALDHRVEFPLAANIILEESYADDLASGDRDIPRALTKRQQLIELLKKGNFPLAKWFSNDPALLEGIPPEQLETPVSLSDFLEYAFSILGLQWLPKEDVFTFKVQNIVRPCTKRGVSSIIASLFDPCGWVGPTVFWAKVFLQQLWLLKLDWDTPLPEPHQKKWAHFLETLPALQSIRLPRVMTDPDEPIQLHGFADASELGYGTVVYMRSDKPPHTTHLLMAKSRLAPLKKISIPRLELCGNALMAILLNHLMSQLSPHYQISSLHAWTDSTTALTWIQTPSYRLKTFVANRVAFIQESVPNANWHHVESKDNPADCLSRGIYAHQLISHDLWFKGPNWLSDDPERWRCLPLPPATADIPESRSPAICLLSRHPPPQFTIFERISDWNRLTNALAYVHRFIANCRKPKTDRHTGPLTPEEREIAEYLIIKKIQADAFSKEILQISQGHEAPPNLGHLSPFLDARGLLRVGGRLDNSQLDTGKKHPMVLPKNHSLVSTLIRSSHLRNLHAGPQLLQNLLAQRFWIMQGRVAIRSVIRRCVPCFRCRPRNNEPKMASLPEPRVKPSRPFLHTGCDFAGPFYVRASLLRNAKTLKAYLCVFICMATKAVHLEVTEDLSADTFCAALSRFASRRGIPSDFYSDCGGAFRKANTDLRQAVRSLNEALQTQPQPTGLGEVEGMRFHFNPAHAPHMGGLWEAAVKAAKHHLVRVMQGKSLTVEEFRTLVTKVEAMLNSRPLTPISSDPSEILPLTPGHFLIGDSLRAVPEIQHEGPRTPLKRWHRVQAMSQDIWRRWHTEYLHTLSPRKKWTKGTPPLKVNDLVIIDDPNYHSLCWHLGRITKLHPGKDGHVRAATVRTKTAELRRPAVKLFPLPIEDTEEE, encoded by the coding sequence atGCAGGATACATTCGAAGAGCTGCAAGACCACGCTATTGAGATGAATGTCAATTTATCAGAAGAGAGACAAATTGAGGTAGCAGAGTGTCAAGCTGAATTTGATCGCTTAGTTGACGAAGCCCAAATGTTGTTTTTAGCTGCCACTAGAAACAATGAAACTAGTGTGCTGAACAACTCCTCCGGGTTAGGATCGTCCCCCTTTCGCTTACCTAAGCTTCAGCTCGTTAAGTTCGATGGCTCTCTTGGCAATTGGAGGACGTGGTACAACCTGTTTAAAGTTTCGGTCCACTCTAATCCTGCACTCACAGCTGTGGAAAAATTCCAATATCTAATCGGTAGCTTGAAGGACGAAGCCCTTGCTCTCATTACTGGGTTAGATATCACAGAAGGGAATTACACCGTAGCTTGGCAACTACTCTGCCAGAGGTTCCATTCAGAGAGACGCCATATCTTCTTTCATTATAATGGCTTCTTGGACCTTCCTGAGCTGAAACAGCTCGACCAGATTTCCTCTTTCATCACGAAAATTAGGGAACATTCGCAGGCCTTAAGCGCACTAGGTCATCCTCCTGAACACTACGACGGGCTGCTCACTGCTCTCGTAGTACGCCGGTTTTCGCCCCGTTTCAGGCAAAGGCTTGAGGATTATCGTGGCGCTGAAACTAATTTTCCCAAGATGAAGGAAATTCTTGCTTTCTTGGAGAAGGAGTGCAGAAGCGCTGAAGACTGTCCAACGGCCAAAAAAGATCAAAAATCGTTGATCACCTGTCCGGAGACAACCCCTTCTAGCACCTCTTCGAAAAATCCTAAGGGTAAAAAACAAGTCGCCTCAAAATCTGAGTCAAAGGGCACGACTGGGTCACTCCAATGTCCTTGCTGCCACAAAAGCCATAGGTTAGGCTCTTGCAATGTTTTTCGCAATCAATCTTTAGAAGAAAAACGTCGCACGGTCAGCAAAGGGTCCAGATGCTATGGGTGCCTGGGTCCTCATCAGATCGCTGACTGCTCCTCTACGGGCTCTTGTAGCCGATGCGGCAGCCGAAAACACAACTCGTTGCTGCACCCAGAGGAAGCGAACCCTTCAGGTCACGCCAGTGCTGACAATGTCAAAAGCATGACCGCCACCCCTCCTAAACCTACCCCCGCGCTAATTGGCACTATGAGCTCCACTGTCCTACTAGCGACAGTACAGCTTCGCATCAAGGCCGGAAGGTCCTCTCAAGTCGTCAGGGGGATCTTAGACAGCGCTTCTATGGGCACTCTCATCACCAAAGAGTGCGCTTCCAAATTGGGTCTCAGACTCGTCCCTACTTCCAATGTAAGTGGAGTCTCGGGCTCTGTTGTTCAGTCGCATGGCCAAGCTCACGTTACTCTCTCCTCGATTAACCATAAGACTTTTGCTAAGGATCACCCAGTAACTGTGGTTGACTCCATAACGGCCCCAACTCCCTCGGTCGCCATTTCAAGTCAAATCAGGCAGAAAATTCTGGGGTGGAATCTCGCTGATCCCACTTTCGACGTTTGCTCTCCAATTGATATACTCATTGGGGTAGACCTCTTTGCCCGATTGATAGTAGGTCCTCCGATCACTTTAGGTCCGGACTTACCTACAGCCTTTCAAACCCTCCTGGGCTGCGTGCTAATGGGCTCAGCGCCCTCGCAGGAACCACCTATTACTTCGATGTTGGCATGTCTGCATGTTTCTCCCTTTGAGTCTGCCCCCTCTTCTGATCAGTTCTTTGACTTCCAGCGATTTTACGAGCTTGAGGACATTAAGCCCTCCAAATCCATTCAGGCTCCCGATGACCCTGCGGAAATCCACTATCGTGCGACCACAAAGAGGCTAGACTCTGGTCGTTATCAGGTGTCCCTGCCCTTCAAGGCACCTCCTGAAACCCTCGGCGACTCCCGCACTCAAGCCGAACGACGCTTCTACGCGCTTGAGAGGCGATTTCGCACCCAACCTGAGTTCAAGAAGCGCTATGTTGACTACATGAATGGCTACTTGGACTCAGGATTTATGGCCCCAGCCCCTAAGGAAGCCACTCACGGTCCGCACTATTTTTTACCTCATCACGGGGTTATAAAGGAAACGTCCAACAACCACAAGCTTCGTGTGGTCATGGATGCCAGTGCCAAAACGACAAGTGGCAAGTCCCTGAACGACATTTTGCATAATGGTCCCTCTTTGATCAGTCACATTAGAGACCTGTTGCTCAAATTTCGTCGCCACAAAATAGTGTTCTCCTGCGACATCAAACAGATGTATCTGCAAATTAGTATGGATCCTACCCACCGGCGCTACCACCTCGTACTTTGGAGGCCGGATGAGAACTCTCCGCTCCGAATTTACCAGATGACTACTGTCACCTTCGGAGTGGGTCCCTCGTCCTTTCTGGCCATTCGGACTCTAATACAACTTGCCCTTGATCATCGCGTCGAATTTCCGCTTGCGGCTAACATCATTCTCGAAGAGTCATACGCAGACGATCTTGCCTCCGGCGATCGAGATATCCCCAGGGCCTTAACCAAGCGCCAACAGCTCATTGAGCTCTTGAAAAAGGGGAACTTCCCCTTGGCAAAATGGTTCAGCAACGACCCAGCCCTGCTTGAAGGCATCCCCCCAGAGCAGTTGGAAACTCCTGTAAGTCTAAGCGATTTTTTAGAATACGCTTTTTCGATCTTAGGGTTACAATGGCTTCCTAAAGAGGATGTGTTCACCTTCAAAGTGCAGAATATAGTACGACCCTGCACCAAGCGTGGAGTCTCTTCTATAATCGCCTCATTATTTGACCCTTGTGGATGGGTAGGCCCCACTGTCTTTTGGGCAAAGGTTTTCCTCCAACAGCTATGGCTGCTCAAATTAGACTGGGACACGCCATTGCCCGAGCCTCATCAGAAAAAATGGGCTCACTTTCTGGAAACCTTACCTGCCTTACAGTCCATCCGACTGCCACGCGTAATGACCGACCCTGATGAACCCATCCAGCTCCACGGCTTCGCAGATGCCTCAGAGCTAGGATACGGTACGGTAGTCTATATGCGCTCTGATAAACCTCCTCACACCACACACCTTCTGATGGCTAAGTCCCGTCTGGCTCCTCTTAAAAAGATAAGCATACCTCGCCTGGAACTTTGTGGCAACGCCCTGATGGCCATCCTGCTGAACCATTTGATGTCTCAGCTCAGCCCTCATTACCAAATTAGCAGCCTGCATGCCTGGACTGACTCCACAACGGCGCTAACTTGGATACAAACCCCTTCGTACAGATTAAAGACCTTTGTCGCCAACAGAGTGGCCTTCATTCAAGAATCTGTACCCAACGCCAATTGGCATCACGTCGAATCCAAAGACAATCCCGCCGACTGTCTAAGTCGCGGAATTTACGCTCACCAGCTCATATCTCATGACCTCTGGTTTAAGGGCCCAAATTGGTTGTCCGACGATCCGGAGCGCTGGCGATGCCTACCTCTACCCCCCGCCACCGCCGATATTCCTGAATCACGGTCTCCGGCGATCTGTCTACTCTCCCGTCACCCTCCACCACAGTTCACGATTTTTGAACGAATAAGTGACTGGAACCGCTTAACCAACGCATTAGCTTATGTTCATCGCTTCATAGCTAATTGCCGCAAACCAAAGACAGATCGGCACACTGGACCGCTCACTCCCGAAGAGAGAGAAATCGCGGAATACCTTATAATTAAGAAAATCCAAGCCGATGCATTCTCTAAAGAAATCCTGCAGATTTCACAAGGACATGAGGCCCCCCCGAACCTTGGTCACCTTAGTCCCTTTTTGGATGCTCGAGGGCTTCTTCGGGTAGGAGGTCGTCTGGACAACTCCCAGCTCGACACCGGTAAAAAACACCCCATGGTTCTGCCTAAAAACCATAGCCTCGTATCAACATTGATCCGGAGTAGCCACTTGAGGAATCTTCATGCCGGTCCTCAGCTCCTCCAGAACCTGCTAGCGCAACGGTTTTGGATCATGCAAGGGAGAGTAGCCATCCGCTCCGTAATCAGGAGATGCGTACCATGCTTTCGCTGTCGCCCTCGCAACAATGAACCAAAGATGGCCTCACTTCCCGAACCTCGTGTAAAACCTTCTAGGCCCTTTTTACACACAGGTTGCGACTTTGCCGGCCCCTTCTATGTCCGTGCAAGTCTGCTTAGGAATGCGAAAACCCTTAAGGCCTATCTTTGCGTCTTTATATGCATGGCCACCAAGGCCGTTCATCTTGAGGTAACCGAGGATCTATCAGCAGATACCTTCTGCGCTGCTCTGTCTCGATTTGCCTCGAGGCGAGGAATTCCCTCAGACTTCTATTCTGATTGCGGTGGTGCCTTTCGCAAAGCTAACACTGACCTGCGCCAAGCTGTCCGCTCCCTAAACGAAGCTTTGCAAACTCAGCCTCAGCCCACTGGTCTGGGCGAGGTAGAAGGCATGCGGTTTCACTTCAACCCCGCACATGCGCCTCACATGGGAGGCCTCTGGGAAGCTGCGGTCAAGGCTGCAAAGCACCACCTTGTGCGAGTCATGCAAGGCAAAAGCCTGACTGTAGAGGAATTTCGGACCTTAGTCACCAAAGTTGAGGCAATGCTCAACTCGCGACCCCTCACTCCGATCTCTTCCGATCCTTCAGAGATCCTTCCCCTGACCCCAGGTCATTTTTTAATAGGTGACTCCCTACGGGCTGTCCCTGAGATTCAGCATGAAGGTCCCCGCACTCCGCTCAAGCGATGGCACAGGGTCCAAGCAATGTCCCAAGACATTTGGCGCAGATGGCACACCGAATATCTGCACACCCTCAGCCCTCGAAAGAAGTGGACCAAGGGCACTCCTCCTTTGAAGGTCAATGACCTTGTGATCATCGACGATCCCAATTACCATTCTCTTTGTTGGCACCTTGGCAGGATAACAAAGCTGCATCCAGGAAAGGACGGTCACGTACGTGCCGCAACGGTGCGCACCAAAACGGCCGAACTTCGTCGACCAGCCGTCAAACTTTTCCCCCTTCCTATTGAGGACACGGAGGAAGAATAG